ATAAGTCTATGTCGAGTCTGCAGTTGCACTTGCAAGATGAGACTGGAGAGGTGGGTGTAGAGGTAATGGAAGACTAAAATCTTTATAAGAAACAACAAATAGAGATTGATTGCCAACTAGATATATGAACCTCAACATAGCTCAATAAGGGggaaagatccatgtagctgatCCAAGACAGAACTTACAACTTGTTATTATtaccaaggtcttcaatttcgaataataccgtctggAACGTACCGATCCGTCAGCAGACCGGTACATGAATCACTTGTTACCGGgcggtgtgtgtatatatatatatcggcagCGTCGCtccgcgtgggagaaggaaaataaaaatatttatatataaaaaaatctttttatatgtatatatatatatatatatatatatatgtgacgttaccgaggcgacgtcgccgaatttttattttattatatatatatatatattaatatatatatatatatataccgaatagTATATTGCTCAGTATACAGTACCGTATTGTATCGGACGaatatcgaaactccggtacagtacgatatttcaatccttgattattACTGCTGCTGTTGCAGTTACTATTTAAGAGAATTTAACTTGTGTTCAGAACCATGGTAGTCATCATGTTGTCGTTGGTAACAAGTCTAAAAGGGTCACAGTTGGACTTGCTCTATCCATTGTGTTCCATTTGGTTTCCACTCCCCACTGCCCTGAAACAGTAAATGTCCTACAATATGGGTCGGCTTTAGAGTATAATTCAAATTGACCAGGATATGTCAAGGATCCAATAAAGTTACAAGCAAAGTTACTGATCTAATATCAACCAGCTGAGGTTAGAACCAAATTCATATTTAAGGCAGTCATAGGCAAGGATCGCCTAGAAACCTAAATGATAATGTGCCACAGAAAGATTATTTACTTTTTCATACGTAGTTTAAGCTCTTGCAATCAACGAATTACTATTCCCTAGATATTAGGTCTAGGAAGAAAAATCAACAGGTTTTGTGACTGAGTGCAGTTACCATTACAGAGTCTCCATTAAAGATTCCAccaacaacttgcaccaattctcCCAAATTGACTGcactaaaaaattcaaaaaattctacaACTAGTTGCGAATCACTATCAACCTTGTGTCAACCCTGTTAACCAGGTCTCAAAATTCAATATTAGGCAGTATAAAACCTAATAATGGATTTAAGTCATATAGATGCTTTCAAATAAAATCCCATGATGAGAAAATCATATCCTGTGAAAAAGCAATGATGATATAATCGTGCTATCTTGTTTACTTACTCTTAATCTGTACTTGTAAATAGCATATGCTCCAAATGCAGCAACAGCCAACACTATCAAAAGCACCCAAACAGCAGCCCATGTAACCTTTGCTTCACTGGCTTTCTTGCCTGCACATTATTCATTAGAAAGATATTGTGATATGGTGTCTCAGATCATACCATGGACAAATTAACTTGGAATCTCACTTATGCAAGTATCATGTTCTTTGATGTATAAAAGGTCTCCACTGCAGGTGCAATCATAACTTCCCCAGGTATCTTTACAGCTACACTCAGGGCACTGACAAGCAgttttcttcttgcattcattgaTATCTAaatcaagaaaagagaaagattATGACTAATTTGATCATTTGGCGCAAGTGCAGCTGTACTAGATTGGATCTCAAAAGCCTTCTAATCTTTAAAGTGAAAAGGAATTGGCTATTGCATTGCAGCAACACcacattttttaaaattataaaaaatattcttttttatgcAACTTTACTTGCATGAAAGAGCAACTAAGTGATCATCTTACCTTCACATGCTTTGACACCATCACCTTCAAATCCAGCTGGGCACTGGCATTTACCATCTCCAGATTCCTGTACAGACAGATTCATGTAGATTGAAATCACTCTGGAATCAGCAAATTGCACTCACAGAACAGTCAATTAGCCCATAGGCCATAGCTTAATTGATCAACATTGATATATTATTGCAACATTATAGGTCATAGAACTGGACTGACCTGACATGCAGAATATGTCTTGCCATCACGACTTTCTTGCCAACAGCCACCATTGTTTATCCTGCACCTTCCAGGACCAATTGCTGAAGAGAAGATGAAGTAAGAAACTACTATCATCAACTGACTACTGTGGATGGCGCATAAGGAAAAATGTTGAAGCAAGAAATATCTTGCACAGAAAGTCCTTTCAGTGACAGCTTTTGCAGGAGAGGAGCTATCATATAGTATAGTGAGCAATCAACTATAAAGCTATTCTCTCTGCTAAGATCACAAAATTTAGTGGAGTTTCTTGAGCAAGGCAAAGCAACATTCTCTTGTGCCACTCTTAGAAACTTGTGAGGAGTTGATTCAGAGGCTGTCTTTTCCATTAACTAGATGGAGACATAAGGTCAACGCTTTTGTTTCCAACGAAAAATTAGGCACATTTTGAATGATAAACCAACAGTGAGAAGCTATTGTCCAGGCTGCTGAAAGATGGGTCCTCTGTCATCCTATTTGCTGACAAGCTTTCAGCAGGATGCAATTATTTGAAAACGATAAATGTATTGACTAATTTTTAAGTCCAAGAGCATCTTAAGTACTAGTGTAGGCAACTGGTACTACTTCCATAATGGTTTCTTTGTCTTTAGCTCTCTTGTCATATAATTAACACTCAGATAAAAAAGCAACTGCAATCTTAAACATTTCAATGGTATTAAGGCATGTAAATAGCTTGTTCGTCTTAGGTCATATAGACCAGATAAATTCATCAAACATCCTTTTATGCATAACTTTCTGTAGCTATAAAATACTCCTTTCATCCAAAGCTTTAAATGATTAATTATGGGATTAATCACTTTAGTTATGGTGGTTTGAGACAACAAaaaattttgtgttctcttttatTTGTTTGTCAAGATCCTAGCACCCATGAAGGTTATAAAAAAAAACCATCCAGAGATTCCAAGGCGAACTAAGAAGCTGGCCAATATTTCCTCCTATATAAACAATCaaaattatgatatgatttttagtgCTTTGATATCTAACAATGCAGGcataatacaattatgaagaaaaTGAAAATACTAGGTCCAAATGTAGTAACAAAAGCCAATGAACTAACAGAAAAACACCTTGATTCACATACATGTTCAAACAATGTTTTCACAAGCTAATAAAGGTTGCAAAGAAAACCGTATGACCCTGATGAATGTATGGTTTTCCTTTTTTTGGGAAAAGGAAAGCACCTAAATTACTCTAAGGAGTGAGTACAAACTGCTGAGCTCGCAGATCATCCGCAGAATACAGAAAAAAAGAACTATGAGACCTACCAAAAAATGCCAGCGAGTGGCATACATTGTTAGAGGTTCTAGGAATATGGATAATTTTCACAACCTTCAGTTTGTCAACAAGAATGGGGGTGTCACAGAAGAGACATCACAAAAACCATGGTGTGGGAGTTAAGCCCTTTACAAAACGAACAACTTGCAAAGAGTCGGACTTGATCCACCTGATGAATGTATGTTGGGTTACTTGTTATGACAAACAAAAGATAATATACACAAGAAACCTGTTTCTAGGAGATGATCAATCTCCTTTATATGCACAAGCAGGTCAATACAGCACAATGAAACAAAGATGGATTGGAAGACAACAGGGTGATAGTACAAGTTCTTCACTCTGAAAAAATATTCACTAAGTAGAAATAATTAGCCTTCTTTTACTTTCATTCAGCTAGTTAAGGATCCAAATTCAAGTTGATGAAGACGTGATGCATATTGGGAGGTTCAAATTCTAGATCTCTTAAGAAAGGACCCAAAGACTACCTTCACAATTGTTATAACCatcacccttaaactgcaccccaCCAAATGCAGGACACTCGCAGACTCTGCCACGGAAGGTATCCTGAAAGATGATGAAACCATTAAACGAAGAATATGCTGCAATCATGTCAAAACATCATTGAATTGGTACCTTGCATGCGGTAATGTTGGATGCTTTGTCTTGCCAGCATCCACCATTATTGTCCAGACATTCATTTGTTTCTATGTCTGTGTCATGACCATTGGCAATAGTGAAAGGTTTTTATCTTTCAGTTTCAATCATGAAAGTAAAAAAAGTTGAAGACTAGTACAAAACTAATGAACCTCACCATCACTCAAACAAGCAGGTGGCTCAGTATTTTCCTCAAAACCAGCACAAATAGCTTTCAAGACAGCCTTTTTCTCTAATTTTCCTGCAACTTTTGTTTCatcaatatttttatcaaaaaggttagaatatattttatttatgaccAACCTCGATACTGTCGATTATTAACAATGAGGGTAGGCAATATAGTAACGTCGCCCCTTGAACCTGTTCCTACCTACAGAGAGATCCATCCAGAAATTAGGTGTTGGTTCAGATTGACATTTTAACTTCAAGTATGAAGACATAAGCCTCACTGCCACAACAAAGGTCATGGCTGCAGATTGCTAAAAACTACCTAAAAACACATGGCAATAAGACTGACCTGAGCATCTTGTTCCATCTTCAGAATTGGATTCTCACTATCAGCATTTGGGTCTCCCATGCACTGGTCAACCTTCTTGATGTCTAGCCCTGCTCGAAATAAGCATGTTACCTTGGTCTGATAAATGATCTAAGGATACTTGCAGTCTTGGGGTTGTACATTATCATAAACCATCAACTTGGCAAGAACAATACATTGATGTAGCAAGTCAtcataaattatcatatttgatgaGTATAAATACCATCTTCTTGTTATTCCTACCACATAGGTCAATCAGAACTACAAGAATTTGAAAAACCATATGTATGCCAGAAGGAAATGCCATGAAATATGAAAGATATTGAAGCTTGTCAGATAGTAATAGTGTTGGAAAGACTTGTTTTATCTAATTGCATTCTAAAAGTGCACCTACCTAGAGACTTCATAACAGTTTCTGCACAGTCTTTGTTGTACTTCTTCTCCTTCATAGGGCACCTTATGTGGAAATCAGTTACGTAATCCCACCAAATCCAGGGTCTTTTACTTTCATTTGCAACTCTAAACACACACAGTTGTCTCAAGTTCTCAATAACTACATCCTTCCCATCATAACCAGTGCTGAAATCTTGCTCTGGATCAGGGGCACAGTATCTCCCATTATTGATGCATTGAGATTTGCACTGTTTACTGATGATGAAAGCTTGGGGACAGTACCAGGTAATATAATGGGGTGTAAATTGACTATAACCACCTTTCTCTAGCAGTTGAGCAACACCTTTAAACGCTTTTAAAAAGTCCATCAGCATGTCACATTTGGTGCCACACTCATCATTGCTATTGGTCCACAATTCATATTCCACACGATCATCAGGGTGTGGAACGGCTTCTCTCCAATCAAGGTTCACATTAACCATTTCACCGCTGCGGACAGCCTTCTTTAACTGTTCGCCGAATTTCTTATCAATAAGAGCAGATGGAATAGTTATATTCTCAATATACTTTGCAGCTTCATCGTCCTCCCGAGGTAAATCCATAGTTATCAAAGGTTCGTTCTTGTCATCTACAACAAGCACAGCAGAGGCACCAGCATTCTGTGCATTCCAAACCTTTTTGGCGAAAAGGCAGTCtgtaaaaggaaagcagaaaaggatCATGATGGTGGTTACAACCATAAACCATAGTTTAAATCAATCcttagaaaaaaaaagatcattgCTCTTGTTGTTCCATAAGAAGATAATGATCCCAAGTTCATTATTGAACTCAAAATTAGCATGATCACATGAGTCAAGTTAAATTCATGAAAACTTCATAGCAAAGTACATATGGTGCACAGAAACTTTCCATATGATTCAAGCTTGCGAATGTGGTTTGTCGAAACAAGATTTTGTTAAGAAATTCGACAAGTTTACAAAAGTATATTGTAGAGTTcaccaacatgataaaaaatattatgaaaagatCCTCAATGTTAGAAATGAAAACTTTTATGTGGTAACTTATAACAGGTTTTTCAATACAACTATAATCACATAGATCACAATTTAAAAACAGACTTGTTTATTTTCATTATGACACTTTATATAACCAAGACAGATTCCATCAAcatttatgaagaaacctttcaaGAAATTCAACAACCAATCTGTATCTCTGTGGAGCATGTAATTCAGCAAATAACTTCATCCCTCCCATTGAAATGAAAGAATAAGAACCAGGAGAAAATTGGGCTTCATATATCTCTAAAGAAAAGACTAAGATCTAGAAGAAGAAAGATCTTCTACATGGAGAGGTACATAAACTTTAATTGACTATTTGGATGTTAATCACCGAAATTATCGATATTATATACATAATGAATATTCAATTCTTTAAATTTGCATAATCCCTAAAATTCACAATTCACAAACCATAATGCCTATATGTTAGCTGAGTATTTTTAACTGCAATAGAAGTAATGGCTCCAAAATGTTCTTAACAAATCATTGACATTAGCAGCAAAATGGCAATGATTTACCCTTTCTTCCGCACATTGAAAAAcatatatttctttatttttttttaaaaaaagttacTTTTGTGTCCCTCCTTATCCTCCTAAAGCTTTCTAAACTCTTATCTCAACCACAAACGAACTGTCAACAATTAACCCCTAGAACTCAAGTGAAGGTTTCGCTTCCCTATTCTTCTGAGTAATTGATCTATCATCCATTATATCACAAGATAACAAATAGAATCTGATAAATAAAGGTATTATAAGCCATTCCATCATGTCGCGCTTTCCTTTGAACGCCAACGGAATCCACGAAAGGACGAGCTTTAATGGCAAAGAACGCATTCGACGTCAGTCTTTCGACAAACCGCCAACGATCTCAAAACGATTCACAATTTGACGGCCAAGGAAATGAAAGGACGACTTCGAGAAGAAGGAAAAGGGCAGGTTTCTTCTACCTCCGCGATCAATGAGAACAAAGTTAGGAAGCGCCCCAGCCTTCGGCTTAAAGAGATCGGAACGCGAGAACTGGTCGCAGGCCCTGGCGTTCTCCTTCGGGTACACCACCGCGCCGGCCATGCTCCCGCCGTACTGCGGGATGCCGAAGTTTCCGATGGCGCTGTCGTGCTTCCCCTTGAGCTCGGAAGGCGAGATGACCATCAGGCTGTTCTTCTCCACCACGAATCGCCCCGCCGCCCGCGGCGCCCAAAGCCCCAGGCCCAACCCCCAGGCCACCAGGAGAAACCCTAGAGGGAAGCCTACGTATCGCCCCATCTCTCAAAGGGCCGAATCGAGAGACTTGGACAAAGAAATCGGAGCTGCGAGTGATCTCCCTTCTTTTATTTGGGTATATTCTTTTCCGCTAGTTATTATTTGGTCGTCGGAGACCAGTCGGTGTAAGGAGTCAAATCttgacgacgaagaagaagaaagtattaataatatatatatatatatatatatatatatatatatatatatatatagatatatatatatatatatatatgcaaagtcAGTGATTTACGCATTTATTTCTATAAATTTTAGTTTAATATGTAGATTCTTTCAaaatctaaaatgttataaatgtttaatatattaaaatttaattttgtgATAATATTTtgggtaatttttaaaaataatattaatcatgattaaaatatattataatatttgataggatatatatactacattaaaaaatttatcaataaaTATTCTATTTTCAAACGTTGTAAAACTTTTAGAAAAATGGGAAGCATAAGATTTTGTGTGAATAACGAATTCTATTTTTTCAATGACGATTTAAAAAAATGTTTTATTTTTTGCActtgttttattttttaagatgGATTTGATTTTGCTACATGAGATACTTGAAAGTGTTCATAATCTTCTCTCTAATGCTGCATATTAATATCAATCTCATGAAAACAAACATGCAGATCAGTAAGAGAACATTGTATGATTAATTAGAAGCAGTTGCAATTAAATGCCTTCcttataaatgattttttttttcgtgtAAAAAATCCAAACTCAGATGAAGGTCAGAAATAATTATAATTTTGGGCCAAATTGATCCTAACATTTCGCCTTTTGAATTGTTTTCAATTCAACCTTATTAGACAGTACTAAAATGACTTGAGTTTTTAGTACAACCGATTTAATCTTTTGTATATGCACGACACaaacacataatttttttttgaagtcaTGATTGTATtatcttaaaaataataatttttcagaTACAGTTACTAAAAAAATAGGATCGATCGTATCAATTTCATCAAGTTAGGTTgacgatttttctttttttgacgatcaaagttgattatatattataaatttagcaataatagatATGAACTTAGAATTTAATATCCAATAATTTACTGATAATGATATAATATCCTACAATAAAAATAGACTAACTATATATTATCCTTTATACTCAGACTTATTAATATGATTATCTTTGTATTTAGAATATTTACATTATGATATATATAGTTTTAAAAGTTGAAATAAATAATTCCATTTGTCCTCATGTCTTTATCAACGTTATCTATGTTAATAGAAAACACATGATACCATATATTGAATTATGAAAGTgatagacaaaaagataattttaatattctttttattttcaatatgtgaaatattaaaattattttttatcagtaaaattattaaaaacgaaaacgatattaaaattatctttttgttcaaTTATCGGTTCACGTGTtgtattttttatcaatttagttgatgatattaggacaaataaaattatttattttatttttaaaattataaaaaaaatcttaaaaataaaattttaaatataaaaattatgatattaataGGATCTAAGCATAtaagataataaataattaacCAAGTAAAAACCCATAGTTGACTGCTACATGTCCTAAGAAGTTCTTCTTCTAATATTCTAATATACTGGTGTTTATACAAAGTGTAGCCAAGCCACCCTCACTTCTCAAGTAGACTGCCTTCTCAGTTCATCCATCAAGAGCGTCAACAACAGGTATTTAAACAGAAACGCCATGCGGTAGCTTTCAGCTTCACAGAGACACAAGCAGAAGTGACCCATGACATGACTGCCTTTGAAATGTAGCACTTGCAAGTCTCTCTCTCATGGCAATGATGCAGGAGCTGCGACAGTAGAGAGGTAGGGTCCTGGCTTTGAATCCTTGGCTTTTCTCTTCAGTACCATTGAAGAGGGCAGATAATTTCGTTTGGTTACCAATGAGAAAGGAGAATGGCATCAGATCCGACAAATTCCACATGGTTCGACAGCTACTCACCTTTGTATTCCAGCAGCTTAGTTTGTGTTCATGGAGTAGAAATGTGGAGAGATTAATTCATGgttggttttttctttttctcttctgtaTGGCATGGGGGACTGATTACAAAGAAGACAGTGACTGAGAGTCATTATCCACAAAGGTGGATCTCCATGAGAAGTCCAGAATGCCTATATTTATTTCAGATAAACTGTGACACCACAAGTTTATTCTCACATTTAAAACGGGTAAGATATTTTGGATTTAAGTATTTTGAAAGATTGATTTATACTTTGAAAAGTTTGAATCAATTATCTCATTGGATTCTGATAGATAGTGATAGAGTTGATCTAATATTAAATATAacattcataaatatttttaggattttaattatatttaacttAATTGATAGAATCCTAATTAAATAAAaactttttaataaattatagttTGTTCCTATAAATACTTTTTGAGTCTCAATATTTTGATATAATGAAGAGATAAAAATACTATGAGTGCTTCAAGAGATGATCTCTAATGTTTCTAAAGAAGATtgagaaagaaaattttaaatttatgtaaGAGGTATACAAGAGGAGTCATACTTAAATAACTTAGGGAGTCTTATAattgattttatatattaaaaattttaaatttttttatgaatgtaAGTAGGATTTATCGAACTAATTCAAGTTTTATGTTTTTTTGGTATGTTATTTTAACCGTTAATCTTCGATAAATTTCttttttgatttttaatttttttctctccCTCCCTAACAATAATAAGAATGAAAAGATTATTTACAGATGAGATTCCAGAGTCTATCAGAGCCATCATTAGGTTAGATTTGATTCTATTATATTCCAGAAGCTCAAATCTCATCTTGCACTTTCAATATCCTCATTACTGTGTTTCTTGGCCTTTATTTGATCATCCGAAATCTCAACCTTCTTAAGAAACATTAGAGATCGAATTCACTTTTGCACAAAAGCCTCGTTGATACTGTAATAATGGATATACAAATCCAATTCAAACGATCGAAAACCTTTTCTTTAGGACGATATTAATTTGGAATCATACTGTAATGTATGAATCCAAATTATGTTATCTGATGGGtgcattattattaattttaattttaatattttaattaatgattCAAGCTCAATAAATTTAATGAGTTAATTATCGACTAAGCATTCTGAGTGAATGATTCATACATAACAAAGTTAATAAATTAGTCATCTATGACACAAGCCCTGTGCCAATTGCATGGCAGTGGACTAATTAGCCTCACAAAGCCTGTCTCTGCTATCTGTGCTCTCTGAATCATGCTACTGTAACAAAGCAAATTCCCACTTTGTTATCTGAAAGTTGTGTGGGCAGTGTGTGTGTTCTTTACCTCAGAAAGTTCTTTAGTGGCCATATTGGCTCCTTTCTGGGATTTTAGGCCAGATGGAAATCAGTCCAAGTACATTTCTCTTAAAAGTTCTTTAATGGCCATATTGGCTCCTTTCTGGGATTTTAGGTCAGATGGAGATCAGTCCAAGTATATTTCTGGTGTTCTCACAATAAACCCCCTTTGCTTGAAAGAAATCAGTCTACTATGCATTTGTACttcagaattttcttttctttcctttctgtAAAGCTTATGATGGGTGTCTAAAATGTTCTCCATGGAAATTTGCTGCCTTTACACATACTTGAAAGGTGTCATGGAGTGACTGACAAAAGGTAAGGAGAGTATCTGATAAATAAATCAACATCATTCTTGTGAATATGCTGCAAACTATTCTTATggaattaggttttttttttttttttttttgatggaaCAAGATGGAATTAGAATGAAACAAATGCAGAgagatttaattaaataaaaataaaaaataaatgcagAAAGTTTTAAAtggatttgaattattagatacTTTTGTTTTTGAGTCTCAGCAACAAAATAATAGGTTTTATCCAAAAAGCCTTGTCCTTTTTGGTAATATTTTATATGAACATCTATGTGCATATAAATGAGAAGCTTATCAATTTATATGCAGCTGAAAAATAAGAATAAAGTCTTGCATTATTCAGCACAAAAGAACTTAGCTATGCTTACTGAATGATCATTGTGTAAACATGCTTAGAATCCAGTTCTTTAATCCACTGCAGTGCTGAGCTCCAATTATTCAGAGGTTGCAACAGAAGTGACTAACACTGACACAATGCTTCAATCAAGAATCCAGAATTAACAAAGACTGAGGTAGAAGAAGGCAATTAAAAGTTGGTAGATCTTCATAGGTCTTGAGGCCCACAACGAGTATCAgacaagacttggaggagatgccAACTTGGTCTGGTTTTGGATCTTGTGTAGCTTTTGCCAATCTTTTTAGTTTACCAATGTTACTGTACGCATCTTAATCAATGCTCCTATAAGATTCTTGATCCAGTCTTTCAACATTAATGCCATCAACATGGAGACAACCCATCAGGCCTACTCACAAGACCCAATTAGAGGATTACTAAGGTTCATCCCCTCATCTTCTTCACTCTTGACCTGCTTGGGATTCGCGAGATTAATTATGAGATGAAGAAGAGTACCAATTAGACATTGTGATCGGCTTCAGCTTTGGTTTTTGGTTAAGTTCTTCAGATTAGTCCGGCACAGAGAATTTTGGGTCACGTGACTGAATCTGAAGAACAAGAGAATCTTCACTGATCTTTCCGTAACGCGAATTATAATTGATCTGAAGGGAGAAATACATCTTCTTTTCCATTTTGAATGTTACTAATTCAGCCGTAGCAGCAGAATTTGTAACAGCAGAAATAAGCATTTTGCTAGCAAGAGGAGTGAGAAGAGCTATATGACAGCAGAAGCAAGTAGTGTGCTCTTTAGCTGCATGTCAAATCTGTGGTTGTAGATGGAATGCGTTTCTGAGGAGAGCCTATTGAATGAGATTCCATTTTTTGCCTTGTTCTAATCAGAGAATGGATCTATAGAACAGTGTCCCAAAAAAGAGCAGCAAATACGAACAAATATTCTCATGTAGATTTAAGTCCATAGTCTTCGAGTTCATGAAAGGTTATGGACCAAATATATCCCCTTCTATAGAAGCTCGAGAGCTCAAGAACAGCACTCCAAACACTTGCCTTCTCTCACCCACCAAACAACTCTGACCTCAAACATGGCTGATTCGGGCTGCATGGCTTCCCTTAAAGACGACGAGGTGTTATGCGAAGACACACTCATGCTTGAAACGGATGATGAATACATAGAGTTGCTGCTTAGCAAAGAGAACCGCTGCTGCACCAGAGCTCGTGCTGCATCGTCCGATGACTCGCTTAAATCTGCTCGTTCTGATGCTGTTCGATGGATTCTGAAGGTTAGTTCGCGTCCATATATTCATCGAGTCATCGCAGTTTCTGTGCTTTCGATCATCATGTCTTTATTGCTGTTCCGATGCAGATGAAGGTCCTCTTTGGCCTCGGCACGAGAACGGCGTACGTGGCTGCCAGCTACCTCGACCACTTCTGTGTTCATCGATCAATTGACTCGATGGTAGGTGTTGCAGATCATGtagttttcttcctcctcttcgcgTGCCGGTACTTGCAATTTGACCAAGTTTCTTACTGAATGGATTAGAGAGATAAGAACTGGGCAATTCGATTGCTGTCACTGTCTTGCTTATCTTTGGCCGTGAAGATGGAAGAACTCAAAGTCCCAGCTTTATCGGAGTTCCGAACAGAGGACTACCGATTCCAAACTGAAGCCATACAGAGGATGGAGCTTCTCATTTTGAGTACGTTGGAGTGGAAGATGAGCATGATCACTCCTTT
The window above is part of the Musa acuminata AAA Group cultivar baxijiao chromosome BXJ2-6, Cavendish_Baxijiao_AAA, whole genome shotgun sequence genome. Proteins encoded here:
- the LOC135613867 gene encoding cyclin-D5-1-like, with amino-acid sequence MADSGCMASLKDDEVLCEDTLMLETDDEYIELLLSKENRCCTRARAASSDDSLKSARSDAVRWILKMKVLFGLGTRTAYVAASYLDHFCVHRSIDSMRDKNWAIRLLSLSCLSLAVKMEELKVPALSEFRTEDYRFQTEAIQRMELLILSTLEWKMSMITPFSYLSYFASRFQEHGSEDLAWEAITLILASIEGQIIVRSIMFSIQSFNVLPLLSLNAAINLVEYRPSVVAAAAILAASHERLTQKSVELKLSAISSFRPLDTVSSKPLDSIVSNVQEHSMVNTILFGL
- the LOC135614988 gene encoding vacuolar-sorting receptor 4-like — its product is MGRYVGFPLGFLLVAWGLGLGLWAPRAAGRFVVEKNSLMVISPSELKGKHDSAIGNFGIPQYGGSMAGAVVYPKENARACDQFSRSDLFKPKAGALPNFVLIDRGDCLFAKKVWNAQNAGASAVLVVDDKNEPLITMDLPREDDEAAKYIENITIPSALIDKKFGEQLKKAVRSGEMVNVNLDWREAVPHPDDRVEYELWTNSNDECGTKCDMLMDFLKAFKGVAQLLEKGGYSQFTPHYITWYCPQAFIISKQCKSQCINNGRYCAPDPEQDFSTGYDGKDVVIENLRQLCVFRVANESKRPWIWWDYVTDFHIRCPMKEKKYNKDCAETVMKSLGLDIKKVDQCMGDPNADSENPILKMEQDAQVGTGSRGDVTILPTLIVNNRQYRGKLEKKAVLKAICAGFEENTEPPACLSDDIETNECLDNNGGCWQDKASNITACKDTFRGRVCECPAFGGVQFKGDGYNNCEAIGPGRCRINNGGCWQESRDGKTYSACQESGDGKCQCPAGFEGDGVKACEDINECKKKTACQCPECSCKDTWGSYDCTCSGDLLYIKEHDTCISKKASEAKVTWAAVWVLLIVLAVAAFGAYAIYKYRLRSYMDSEIRAIMAQYMPLDSQGEVPNHSHEEDHA